In candidate division WOR-3 bacterium, a single genomic region encodes these proteins:
- a CDS encoding YfhL family 4Fe-4S dicluster ferredoxin, giving the protein MAYKITEDCTACGLCAPECPVQAISEGDPIYVIDFNKCVECVGHFDEPQCAAVCPVGACVPDPAHPKK; this is encoded by the coding sequence ATGGCTTATAAGATTACAGAAGACTGCACAGCCTGTGGGCTTTGCGCACCGGAGTGTCCGGTTCAGGCAATAAGTGAAGGTGACCCGATATATGTTATTGATTTCAATAAGTGCGTGGAGTGTGTTGGACATTTTGATGAACCCCAGTGTGCTGCTGTCTGCCCGGTGGGTGCATGTGTTCCCGACCCCGCTCATCCTAAAAAATAG
- a CDS encoding NAD+ synthase has translation MKITIAQLNPTVGDIDGNLDKITQTIKQGKEENTDLVVFPELFLSGYPPQDLLERKWFIKKIEKAIEKIINLSSFYPDIGIIFGAPMFSNKNTGRGLYNSAIFVHRGLINHIQHKSLLPTYDVFDEARYFDPADEIKPIKFKEEILGISICEDAWNIPELWQRKVYDRDPIEILVQKGANILINISASPFTMGKEEIRYKILRSHAKKYHIPFVIVNQVGANDELIFDGRSMVIDKNGEPVDVLPAFDECIKTIETGSRGDSRNYTPLDHIESVYNALILGVRDYVKKCGFKRTILGLSGGIDSAVVACIAVEAIGKENVIGITMPSPFSSAGSVEDSKKLAENLGIELKIIPINHIYESYLKSLKDVFKDKAFDTTEENIQARIRGNILMALSNKFGYLVLTTGNKSELAVGYCTLYGDMSGGLAVIGDVPKTMVYKIAGFINRKKEIIPFPIIKKPPSAELKPNQTDQDTLPPYDILDPILQLYIEEGLSKEEIVAKGYQEETVDWVIKAVNKNEYKRRQAPPVLKVTSKAFGLGRRMPVAAKF, from the coding sequence ATGAAAATTACCATTGCCCAATTAAATCCAACGGTCGGCGACATAGATGGCAATTTAGATAAAATAACTCAAACAATAAAACAGGGAAAAGAGGAGAATACCGACCTTGTGGTTTTTCCGGAATTATTTTTATCCGGTTATCCACCCCAGGACTTGCTTGAACGAAAATGGTTTATTAAAAAGATTGAAAAGGCTATAGAAAAAATTATTAATTTATCTTCATTTTATCCCGATATTGGTATTATTTTTGGGGCACCAATGTTTTCTAATAAAAATACCGGAAGGGGATTGTATAATTCAGCAATCTTCGTTCACCGCGGTTTGATAAATCATATTCAGCACAAATCACTTTTACCAACCTACGATGTGTTTGATGAAGCGAGGTATTTTGACCCTGCGGATGAGATAAAACCAATAAAATTTAAAGAAGAAATACTTGGCATTTCTATATGTGAAGATGCCTGGAATATCCCAGAATTGTGGCAGAGAAAGGTTTATGACCGCGATCCGATCGAAATACTTGTGCAAAAAGGTGCAAATATTTTAATAAACATTTCGGCTTCTCCTTTCACAATGGGGAAAGAAGAAATCCGTTATAAAATTCTGCGGAGCCATGCAAAAAAATATCACATTCCATTTGTCATTGTAAATCAGGTTGGTGCGAATGATGAATTGATATTTGATGGTAGGAGTATGGTGATTGATAAAAATGGTGAACCTGTTGATGTCCTGCCTGCATTTGATGAGTGTATCAAGACCATTGAAACAGGTTCAAGAGGAGATTCAAGAAACTATACACCACTTGACCATATTGAAAGTGTATATAATGCACTTATTCTTGGTGTGCGTGATTATGTGAAGAAATGTGGTTTTAAAAGAACGATTCTGGGACTATCTGGTGGCATCGATTCAGCGGTTGTTGCCTGTATTGCGGTGGAAGCAATCGGCAAAGAAAATGTCATAGGTATAACAATGCCCAGTCCATTTTCCTCCGCAGGTAGTGTTGAAGATTCCAAGAAACTTGCTGAAAATTTAGGGATTGAATTAAAAATAATTCCAATAAACCACATTTATGAATCATATCTTAAATCTCTTAAAGATGTATTTAAAGATAAAGCATTTGATACAACCGAAGAGAATATTCAGGCAAGGATACGGGGTAATATTTTAATGGCACTTTCAAATAAATTTGGTTATCTTGTTCTAACTACAGGAAATAAAAGCGAACTTGCAGTTGGTTATTGCACACTCTATGGCGATATGAGTGGTGGGCTGGCGGTAATTGGTGATGTGCCAAAAACGATGGTTTATAAAATTGCTGGTTTTATCAATCGTAAAAAAGAGATAATTCCATTTCCAATTATAAAAAAACCTCCTTCTGCTGAATTAAAACCTAATCAGACCGACCAGGACACATTACCACCTTATGACATTCTTGATCCAATTTTACAACTTTATATTGAAGAAGGCCTATCAAAAGAAGAGATTGTAGCAAAAGGTTATCAAGAAGAAACTGTGGATTGGGTGATAAAGGCAGTTAATAAGAATGAATACAAAAGGCGTCAGGCACCACCGGTCTTAAAAGTCACCTCAAAGGCATTCGGATTGGGAAGAAGAATGCCAGTCGCAGCAAAGTTTTAA
- the panC gene encoding pantoate--beta-alanine ligase — MKIVKKIAELKRLIKQIKYKKKTVGFVPTMGYLHEGHLSLIRIAHKHSDYVVCSIFVNPTQFGPNEDFNRYPRDLKRDEGLLKKEKVDMLFYPSVKEMYPDGYKTYVEVEELSSILCGKSRPGHFRGVATVVLKLFNIVQPDIAVFGEKDYQQAMIIKRMVRDLDLDVNIIIGPIVREQDGLAMSSRNTYLSAEERTNATILYKALTWARNSFYKENIKSPEYLITQMRQMIEEKGGQVDYIAIVDKNDLTPVRFIKKGDRILLAVFFGRTRLIDNIAI, encoded by the coding sequence ATGAAAATCGTAAAGAAAATTGCCGAACTTAAAAGATTAATAAAACAAATTAAGTATAAAAAGAAAACCGTTGGTTTTGTGCCGACAATGGGTTATCTCCATGAAGGGCATCTTTCTCTGATCCGAATTGCCCATAAGCATAGCGATTATGTTGTTTGTTCAATCTTTGTCAATCCCACCCAATTCGGACCGAATGAAGATTTTAATCGTTATCCCAGGGATTTAAAAAGGGATGAAGGATTGCTAAAAAAAGAAAAGGTAGATATGCTTTTTTATCCTTCAGTAAAAGAAATGTATCCTGATGGCTACAAGACTTATGTTGAGGTAGAAGAACTAAGTTCTATTCTGTGTGGAAAATCAAGGCCTGGCCACTTTCGTGGTGTGGCAACAGTAGTTTTAAAATTATTCAATATTGTACAACCAGATATTGCAGTTTTTGGCGAAAAAGATTATCAGCAGGCAATGATCATTAAACGAATGGTAAGGGATTTAGACCTTGATGTAAATATCATTATCGGACCGATAGTGCGCGAGCAGGACGGACTTGCAATGAGCTCAAGGAATACATATTTGAGTGCTGAAGAAAGGACTAATGCTACAATCCTTTATAAGGCCTTGACCTGGGCAAGGAATTCATTCTACAAAGAGAATATCAAAAGTCCAGAATATTTGATAACACAGATGAGGCAGATGATTGAAGAAAAAGGTGGCCAGGTTGATTATATTGCGATTGTAGATAAGAATGATTTGACCCCGGTAAGGTTTATTAAAAAGGGTGATCGGATATTGCTTGCCGTCTTTTTTGGAAGGACAAGGCTAATAGATAATATAGCAATATAA
- a CDS encoding agmatine deiminase family protein, which produces MGLIFFVLFSFEEPSEILPKWMTAEESLRVDEIGKGHIITAPPGGFVVTPAEYEPLRGVFITWTSYASILREIVRYTVPTCKAYIICSDSNSVKSYLTSGGVPLDSVRFHIFPYNSVWIRDYGPWFIRKQDNTEGIVDFQYNRPRPYDDTIPWRIGQAWGIQVYGSPLEHPGGNFMVDGHGTGFFSSLIYEENPSYTPAQINQLMLEYSGLEQTIPVKRILTEYTGHIDLWTKILNDTLVMVGDYAAGHPNDTVLDNRADSISRCKNREGFPYRVVRIVMPWSTSDAPPTYLNSLFVNNRILVPTWGLSTDQEALNTYQQYLPGYQVIGINCSSMANSGGAIHCITMQVPKSEFIHIAHSRLTDTYNTSTPYRVRARIITSGSLRPESSLVFYKKNSQTSFTAVPLSAVPDTAGVYAGYIPPQSSGDTIYYYILTKNTHNIRRTSPSYVPPQLYSFRILPVAVLENIAQTVNGFAIYPNPTKGILNFSVNLPYPANVKIEIYNAIGQRLNVFEGTYDKGRHIITYDITTGNRNLANGAYFYRAKIGEDIINGKFLLVK; this is translated from the coding sequence ATGGGTTTAATCTTTTTTGTTTTATTCTCTTTTGAAGAACCTTCAGAAATTCTGCCAAAATGGATGACCGCAGAAGAAAGTTTGAGGGTTGATGAGATTGGTAAAGGGCATATAATAACTGCCCCGCCTGGTGGATTTGTTGTGACACCTGCTGAATACGAACCGTTGCGTGGTGTATTTATAACCTGGACAAGTTATGCCTCTATTTTGCGCGAGATTGTACGCTATACTGTTCCGACCTGCAAGGCATATATCATCTGCTCGGATAGTAATAGTGTAAAGAGTTATCTGACAAGCGGTGGTGTGCCTTTAGATAGTGTAAGATTCCATATTTTTCCCTACAACTCGGTCTGGATTAGAGATTATGGTCCATGGTTTATAAGAAAACAGGATAATACTGAAGGAATTGTGGACTTTCAATACAATCGTCCCAGACCGTATGATGATACAATACCTTGGAGAATTGGACAGGCATGGGGAATACAGGTTTATGGCTCACCCCTTGAACACCCGGGTGGTAATTTCATGGTCGATGGACATGGTACCGGATTTTTCAGTAGTCTAATCTATGAAGAAAACCCAAGTTATACCCCGGCACAGATCAATCAGTTGATGCTCGAATATAGCGGTCTTGAACAGACGATACCGGTGAAGAGGATTCTCACTGAATATACCGGTCATATTGATTTGTGGACAAAAATATTGAATGATACACTTGTAATGGTCGGTGACTATGCCGCAGGGCATCCTAATGATACAGTGCTTGATAATCGCGCCGACTCAATCAGCCGGTGTAAAAACCGCGAAGGATTTCCTTATCGGGTTGTCAGAATTGTAATGCCCTGGTCAACATCAGATGCCCCGCCAACATATTTGAATTCGCTCTTTGTAAATAATAGAATCCTTGTGCCGACCTGGGGTTTATCAACTGACCAGGAGGCGTTGAATACATACCAGCAATATCTGCCTGGATATCAGGTTATTGGAATAAACTGTTCATCTATGGCGAATTCTGGTGGTGCGATACATTGTATCACAATGCAGGTGCCGAAATCAGAATTTATTCATATTGCCCATAGCCGACTTACTGATACATATAATACTTCTACACCTTACAGGGTCCGTGCAAGGATAATAACATCAGGCAGTCTCAGACCTGAGTCAAGTCTTGTATTTTATAAGAAAAACAGCCAGACGAGTTTTACGGCAGTCCCATTGAGCGCAGTTCCAGATACCGCTGGTGTTTATGCTGGATATATACCTCCACAATCGTCAGGGGATACAATCTATTACTATATACTTACAAAGAATACCCATAATATCAGGAGAACTTCTCCATCCTATGTGCCGCCCCAGTTATACTCTTTCAGAATCCTTCCTGTTGCAGTACTTGAAAATATTGCCCAGACGGTAAATGGTTTTGCAATATATCCCAATCCAACAAAGGGAATTCTCAACTTCTCAGTAAACTTGCCATATCCTGCAAATGTAAAGATAGAAATATACAATGCCATCGGCCAGAGGCTAAATGTTTTTGAAGGAACATACGATAAAGGAAGGCATATTATTACATATGACATAACGACTGGGAATAGAAATCTTGCTAATGGAGCATATTTCTATAGGGCAAAGATTGGCGAAGACATAATAAATGGGAAATTCCTGTTGGTAAAGTAA
- a CDS encoding phosphomannomutase/phosphoglucomutase, whose amino-acid sequence MINPSIFREYDIRGIADNDLNDENAELLGRGLGTYYRINKHDTVVIGGDVRISTPRIMAIFIKSLRESGINVIDIGTVPTPVLYFSLFHCNISNGIMVTASHNPKEFNGCKVCVNKTAIYGEEIQKIREIIEKEDFKKGQGDYDKKDIVPAYIDYLLSGVKIKKGLKVIIDTGNGTCGPIMERILQKLNADFKILFKEPDGNFPNHLPDPTVEKYIKELIEKVQSEKFDVGIGLDGDGDRIGVIDESGNIIWGDMLLAIFAEKIIKNQPGAKIIFEVKCSKGLIERIEELGGKPIMYRTGHSLIKAKMKQENAPLAGEMSGHIFFADRYFGYDDAVYASLRLFEILSEGRKLSELAKKIPKYFSTPEIRVDTTDDKKFLIVEKLKSEFKNKYKIIDIDGVRVDFGDGWGLVRASNTQPVLVLRFEAKTEKRLEEIKNLFLDSLEKIGLK is encoded by the coding sequence ATGATAAATCCATCAATATTCAGGGAATACGATATAAGGGGCATTGCCGATAATGATTTGAATGACGAAAATGCCGAATTACTCGGACGCGGTCTCGGTACATATTACCGTATAAATAAGCATGATACCGTGGTCATTGGTGGAGATGTTCGCATTTCCACCCCACGCATAATGGCGATTTTTATAAAAAGCCTGCGTGAATCTGGAATTAATGTAATTGACATTGGTACTGTTCCTACGCCGGTCCTTTATTTTTCGTTATTCCACTGCAATATTTCTAATGGCATAATGGTTACTGCAAGCCATAATCCCAAGGAATTTAATGGCTGTAAAGTTTGTGTGAATAAGACAGCAATCTACGGTGAAGAGATTCAAAAGATTAGAGAAATAATTGAAAAGGAAGATTTTAAAAAAGGACAAGGAGATTATGATAAAAAAGATATTGTACCGGCTTATATTGATTATTTATTAAGCGGAGTGAAAATAAAAAAAGGATTGAAGGTCATCATTGATACAGGAAATGGCACCTGTGGACCAATCATGGAAAGAATACTACAAAAACTTAATGCTGATTTTAAAATATTGTTTAAAGAGCCAGATGGCAATTTCCCCAATCATCTTCCAGACCCAACAGTTGAGAAATATATAAAAGAATTGATTGAAAAAGTCCAATCCGAAAAGTTTGATGTGGGCATAGGGCTTGATGGAGATGGTGATAGAATCGGTGTAATAGATGAAAGTGGGAATATCATATGGGGTGATATGCTACTCGCAATCTTTGCTGAAAAGATAATAAAGAATCAACCCGGCGCGAAGATTATATTTGAAGTTAAATGCTCAAAGGGTTTGATTGAAAGGATTGAAGAACTCGGTGGCAAGCCGATTATGTATCGCACCGGACATTCGTTAATAAAGGCAAAGATGAAGCAAGAGAATGCACCCCTCGCAGGTGAAATGTCGGGACATATATTCTTTGCCGATAGATATTTTGGTTATGATGATGCCGTATATGCGTCCTTGCGGCTGTTTGAGATACTCAGCGAAGGGAGAAAACTTTCTGAACTTGCTAAAAAAATACCAAAATATTTTTCCACGCCTGAGATCCGAGTTGATACTACTGACGATAAGAAATTTTTGATTGTAGAAAAATTAAAGTCCGAGTTCAAAAACAAATATAAAATTATTGACATTGATGGTGTCCGTGTTGATTTCGGTGATGGATGGGGATTGGTCAGGGCATCAAATACCCAGCCCGTTCTCGTATTGCGGTTTGAGGCAAAAACCGAAAAAAGGCTTGAAGAAATAAAAAATTTGTTTTTAGATAGTTTAGAAAAAATAGGCTTAAAATAA
- a CDS encoding acetyl ornithine aminotransferase family protein — protein MEYINYKSPDIGKRGKRLINRDKKVMFGAHTRTREIPLVVDKAKGAWITDIDGKKYLDFGAGFAVVGTGHCHPEVIKAVNKQIRKLIHISGSDFYYEPQVELAEKLVKITPGDFDKRVYFGSSGAEAIEASLKIARYYTRRTKMISFLGGFHGRTFAGMTMSGSKKVQRAHFSALIPEVYHIPYPYCYHCIFNQTYPECIRKEFGGVPLIYCLSYLTDVIFERLIDPEDIALIMVEPIQGEGGYIVPPPEFLPALRAIADKYGIVLIFDEIQSGLGRTGKWFACNHVDVVPDIILIAKAIASGLPMSATVGRAELMDPEVDPRAWVPGSHGSTFGGNPVIAAAGIVSLELIENGLIENARVIGEYLKNGLTEIMNRHKIIGEVRGLGLMIGLEIVRHKETKEHFPKVVTKNGKNIKEVITGECFKRGLILYGAGFNSIRISPPLIITKNEADIALKIIEEVIENIESQL, from the coding sequence ATGGAATACATAAATTATAAATCTCCAGATATTGGTAAAAGAGGCAAGAGACTAATTAATCGTGATAAGAAGGTAATGTTTGGTGCCCATACAAGAACAAGGGAAATACCACTTGTTGTGGATAAGGCAAAAGGTGCTTGGATAACGGACATTGATGGCAAAAAGTATCTTGATTTTGGTGCAGGATTTGCCGTTGTTGGCACTGGACACTGCCATCCTGAGGTAATTAAGGCGGTAAATAAACAGATAAGAAAGTTAATTCACATTTCGGGCAGCGATTTTTATTATGAACCTCAAGTTGAACTTGCCGAGAAACTGGTAAAAATTACTCCTGGTGACTTTGATAAACGAGTATATTTTGGTTCTTCTGGTGCCGAGGCAATAGAGGCATCTTTAAAGATTGCACGCTATTATACACGAAGAACGAAAATGATTTCTTTTTTAGGCGGATTCCACGGCAGGACATTTGCAGGGATGACAATGTCGGGAAGCAAAAAGGTCCAGCGTGCACACTTTTCAGCATTGATCCCAGAGGTATATCATATCCCATATCCTTATTGTTATCATTGCATTTTCAACCAGACCTATCCCGAGTGTATAAGAAAAGAATTTGGGGGAGTTCCGCTAATTTATTGTCTTTCATACTTAACCGATGTCATATTTGAAAGGTTGATTGACCCCGAAGATATTGCATTGATAATGGTTGAACCAATTCAGGGTGAAGGTGGATATATCGTTCCACCACCAGAATTTTTACCTGCCTTGCGCGCAATTGCTGATAAATACGGAATTGTTTTAATATTTGATGAGATTCAAAGTGGCTTGGGTAGAACCGGTAAATGGTTTGCCTGTAACCATGTAGATGTAGTACCGGATATAATTTTAATTGCCAAGGCAATCGCCTCGGGATTACCAATGAGTGCTACAGTTGGTAGGGCAGAACTGATGGATCCCGAAGTTGATCCTCGTGCCTGGGTGCCCGGCTCTCACGGTTCTACATTTGGTGGGAATCCTGTGATTGCTGCGGCAGGAATCGTTTCTCTGGAATTGATTGAGAATGGGTTGATTGAAAATGCACGAGTAATCGGGGAGTATCTGAAAAACGGTTTGACTGAAATAATGAACCGACATAAAATTATTGGTGAGGTACGGGGATTGGGTTTGATGATCGGCCTTGAAATTGTTCGGCACAAAGAAACTAAAGAACATTTTCCAAAAGTTGTTACTAAGAATGGGAAGAATATCAAAGAAGTTATAACTGGTGAGTGTTTTAAAAGAGGATTGATCCTCTATGGGGCTGGATTTAATTCAATCAGAATCTCTCCGCCATTAATTATTACCAAAAATGAAGCCGATATCGCCTTAAAAATAATTGAAGAAGTTATAGAAAATATAGAATCACAATTATGA
- the fabG gene encoding 3-oxoacyl-[acyl-carrier-protein] reductase: MMLKEKIALVTGGASGIGAAIAKKFTESEAIVIIVDVDEDLGKATALSMGNRAHFYHLNIADEKSVNDTIDKIANDFAKIDILVNNAGITNDKLLIRMTKDDWDKVININLTGTFLVTKAVVKYMMKQRFGKIINIASVIGLIGNAGQSNYAASKAGIIGFTKSCAKEFASRNITVNAIAPGFIETRMTEKLPDEIKQVYFKLIPLGRFGKPEDVANLALFLASDQADYITGQVIAIDGGMVM; this comes from the coding sequence ATGATGCTTAAAGAAAAGATAGCCCTTGTCACTGGTGGTGCCAGTGGAATTGGGGCAGCGATTGCAAAAAAATTTACTGAAAGCGAAGCAATAGTTATTATTGTTGATGTGGATGAAGATTTGGGCAAGGCAACTGCATTAAGTATGGGAAACCGGGCTCATTTTTATCATCTGAATATTGCGGACGAAAAGTCTGTGAATGACACTATTGATAAAATAGCGAATGATTTTGCAAAGATTGATATACTGGTGAACAATGCTGGTATCACAAATGACAAATTGTTGATACGTATGACAAAAGATGATTGGGACAAGGTAATAAATATCAACCTTACAGGGACATTTCTGGTGACAAAGGCAGTTGTCAAATATATGATGAAACAGCGCTTCGGTAAAATAATTAATATTGCATCCGTAATAGGTTTGATCGGTAATGCCGGACAGTCAAATTATGCGGCAAGCAAGGCAGGTATAATTGGATTCACAAAATCCTGTGCCAAGGAATTTGCCTCAAGAAATATTACAGTGAATGCAATCGCCCCGGGGTTCATTGAAACAAGAATGACCGAAAAATTACCAGATGAAATAAAACAAGTTTATTTCAAATTAATTCCCTTGGGCAGGTTTGGTAAACCAGAAGATGTGGCAAACCTGGCACTATTTTTAGCCTCGGACCAGGCAGATTATATTACTGGTCAGGTGATCGCCATTGATGGCGGAATGGTTATGTAA
- the acpP gene encoding acyl carrier protein, with amino-acid sequence MAIFDEVRNIIVEQLHVPPEKVNSDAKFIEDLGADSLDTVELIMAFEEKFNIQIPEEDAQKLDTVGKAIAYLEDKLKSQ; translated from the coding sequence ATGGCAATATTTGATGAAGTCCGAAATATCATAGTGGAACAATTGCATGTTCCACCGGAGAAGGTAAATTCAGACGCAAAATTTATTGAAGACCTTGGTGCAGATTCTCTTGATACAGTTGAATTGATAATGGCATTTGAAGAAAAATTCAATATTCAAATTCCTGAAGAAGATGCACAAAAACTTGATACTGTAGGTAAGGCGATTGCCTACCTTGAAGACAAATTAAAATCGCAATGA
- the fabF gene encoding beta-ketoacyl-ACP synthase II has translation MKRVVITGLGVITPLGNDLRSTWNNMLQGKSGIGLIKSFDTSKHTVKIAGEVKDFNPETKLDPKAIKRLDRCVQLCLWAALEAVADAQIDFEKYDKTDIGVIIGSGIGGLLTWEDEHIKYMNQGPGRVSPFLIPMMIPDMTSGYVAIHYGLKGPNYTTVSACASGAHAIGTAFREIKLGNASVVITGGAEAPVTPFALAGFSNMRALSRRNDEPEKASRPFDQARDGFVMAEGAAVLILEELEFARKRGAKIYAEIVGFGATGDGYHITAPSPEGEGARRSMERAIKEAGCQKEQIDYINTHGTSTDLNDKFEARAIKDLFGPHAPKIYLNSTKSMIGHTLGAAGAIEAVVTVLSIYEQILHPSVNLENPDPECEGLNFVLKESKKAKIDYALSNSLGFGGHNATLCFKRFTE, from the coding sequence ATGAAGAGGGTTGTAATTACTGGGCTTGGCGTAATAACACCGCTGGGTAATGATCTTAGATCTACCTGGAATAATATGCTCCAGGGGAAAAGCGGTATTGGTTTAATAAAATCCTTTGATACATCAAAACATACAGTGAAGATCGCCGGTGAAGTAAAAGACTTTAACCCAGAAACAAAGCTTGATCCCAAGGCAATTAAAAGACTTGACCGATGCGTTCAATTATGTCTGTGGGCAGCCCTGGAAGCAGTTGCAGACGCCCAGATTGATTTTGAAAAATATGACAAGACTGATATTGGTGTCATTATTGGCTCCGGGATTGGCGGTTTATTAACCTGGGAAGATGAACATATCAAATATATGAATCAGGGACCAGGAAGGGTATCACCATTCCTGATTCCAATGATGATTCCGGATATGACTTCTGGTTATGTCGCGATACATTATGGTTTAAAAGGTCCAAATTATACTACCGTTTCTGCCTGTGCCTCCGGCGCCCATGCTATCGGGACAGCATTCAGGGAGATAAAATTAGGAAATGCCTCTGTTGTTATTACGGGTGGTGCTGAAGCACCAGTAACACCATTTGCATTAGCAGGATTCAGTAATATGCGTGCACTCTCACGAAGGAATGATGAACCGGAGAAGGCTTCAAGACCATTTGACCAGGCAAGGGATGGTTTTGTAATGGCAGAAGGCGCAGCAGTATTGATATTGGAAGAATTAGAATTTGCAAGGAAGCGCGGGGCAAAGATATATGCTGAAATTGTAGGATTTGGTGCAACTGGTGATGGTTATCATATAACTGCACCTTCACCTGAGGGTGAGGGCGCGCGTAGGTCAATGGAAAGAGCAATAAAAGAAGCAGGCTGCCAGAAAGAGCAGATAGATTATATCAATACCCATGGCACTTCAACGGATCTGAATGATAAATTTGAGGCAAGGGCGATAAAAGACCTTTTTGGACCACATGCTCCAAAGATTTATCTAAATTCAACCAAATCAATGATTGGCCATACCCTTGGTGCAGCAGGTGCGATTGAGGCTGTTGTAACTGTCTTATCAATCTATGAACAAATTCTCCACCCTTCAGTAAATCTTGAGAATCCTGATCCCGAGTGTGAAGGATTGAATTTTGTATTAAAAGAATCAAAAAAGGCAAAAATTGATTATGCACTCTCAAATTCACTGGGATTTGGTGGACACAACGCAACACTTTGTTTTAAGAGATTTACTGAATGA
- the coaE gene encoding dephospho-CoA kinase (Dephospho-CoA kinase (CoaE) performs the final step in coenzyme A biosynthesis.), producing the protein MKKNKVVIGVGGNIGSGKTTVAKIFQSYGMKYISADRIGKSILPEIADQLRLYFGKDIFSGKKIDRRKLRSVVFSNKKYLKILNNLSHPRLIEKINKEIDGIDKGMVVVDAALLFDWPALLKKVDFPILVKAAIEIKQKRAQKRGIPKKIFFSILKSQKKESEMTKAAKYVIENNGTLWQLKRQCQKIVKELKNDC; encoded by the coding sequence ATGAAAAAAAATAAGGTGGTGATCGGGGTGGGTGGAAATATTGGTTCAGGCAAGACAACAGTTGCAAAGATATTCCAATCTTATGGAATGAAATACATTTCTGCCGACCGTATTGGGAAAAGTATATTGCCAGAAATTGCTGATCAATTAAGGTTATATTTTGGTAAAGACATATTCTCGGGTAAAAAAATAGACCGGCGAAAACTGCGTAGTGTCGTCTTTTCTAATAAAAAATATCTGAAAATTCTTAATAACCTCTCGCATCCAAGATTGATAGAAAAAATAAATAAAGAGATTGATGGTATAGATAAGGGAATGGTAGTTGTTGATGCTGCACTGCTTTTTGACTGGCCCGCATTGTTGAAAAAAGTTGATTTTCCAATTCTCGTTAAGGCGGCGATTGAAATTAAGCAAAAAAGGGCGCAAAAAAGAGGAATTCCAAAGAAAATATTCTTCTCCATACTTAAGAGCCAGAAAAAAGAATCCGAAATGACGAAGGCTGCAAAATATGTTATAGAAAACAACGGCACGCTTTGGCAACTCAAAAGGCAGTGCCAGAAGATTGTAAAGGAGTTAAAAAATGATTGTTGA